The DNA window CTCGCGGCAGCGGCAGCGCGCCTTCTTCGTCGTCGTCAACGATGAAAAGTCCTGCCAGTCCGCGATAGACCTGTTCGGCGGTAATCATGTCCGTATGGGCATGATAGAAGTATGTACCTGCCCGGTTGACAACTGGGAACGTGACCGTCGCAGAAGCGCCTGCGTGGATCGGTTGCGAAGGCTGACCGTCCATTATACTGGGCACGTGCTGACCATGCCAGTGCAACACGACATCGGTTGTGAGATTATTGATGATATTCGCCGAGAACGTATCGCCTTTCTTCACTCTGATCGTCGGCGCCGGAAATTCAGCGTTGATCGAAAGAATGGCGGTCTCCGCGCCGGTGAGCATCTGCACGGAGGTAGTCGATATTGCGAGATTCCCGCCGGGGATCTCCTTCGGGATGCGCAGCGGATTGCCGGATCCTGCCGGTCGCGAGCGGGCAAGCAACGATTGGGCGACGACGCCTGTGCGCAGTGCGCCTTGGGCGGCGATGGCAGCGGCAGTGCGCGCAAGGAAGGTGCGGCGTGTGAGTGACATAGCGATAGAATCAACCAATTCGCAGATGCGTAGTTCCGCCAGATGGCATGCGAACCGATCAGTGTCATTGCGAGGAATCCGCGAAGCGGACGACGAAGCAATCTGGAATATGTCGGCCATCCACGATTTCAGATTGCTTCGTCGGGCTGAAGCCCTTCCTCGCAATGACACAGGGAATATGCGAGCATGTAGCAGATGACCGCACGTCAGGTACGATCTGTCGTATTTTGCGGGAAGCAATTTCGCCGCCCGCAGTGTTGAATTTGTCAATGCATCGTACCCCAGCCATCATCGCACCATCGCTTCTGTCAGCGAATTTTGTTCGACTTGAAGAAGACATCCGCATGCTCGAAGCGGCAGGAGCCGACTGGCTGCATCTCGATGTCATGGACGGCCATTTCGTCCCGAACATCACCATCGGTCCGCCCGTCATTGCCGCGATCCGCAAGGTCACGAAGCTGACGCTCGATTGTCATTTGATGATCACCGACCCGGACCGCTACATCCCCGATTTTGCAAAGGCCGGCGCCGACATCATTAGTGTCCACGCCGAAGCCTGCACCCATTTGCATCGGACGGTGCAACTGATTAAGTCGCTTGGCAAGAAGGCGGGCGTGGTGCTCAATCCCGCGACGTCGCTCTCGGCCGTGAAGGAGATCCTTCCCGATGTCGATCTGGTGCTGCTGATGAGCGTGAACCCCGGGTTCGGCGGTCAGGAGTTCATCCCCTCGCTCTATCGCCGTGCGACGACGCTGCGCCAATGGATTG is part of the Bacteroidota bacterium genome and encodes:
- a CDS encoding ribulose-phosphate 3-epimerase, with the translated sequence MHRTPAIIAPSLLSANFVRLEEDIRMLEAAGADWLHLDVMDGHFVPNITIGPPVIAAIRKVTKLTLDCHLMITDPDRYIPDFAKAGADIISVHAEACTHLHRTVQLIKSLGKKAGVVLNPATSLSAVKEILPDVDLVLLMSVNPGFGGQEFIPSLYRRATTLRQWIAAQNLNVIIEADGGIKLDNIAEVYGSGVDAIVSGSGIFASTDRAAMIASMRDACRLADSVTV